A single region of the Streptomyces caelestis genome encodes:
- a CDS encoding SLC13 family permease — translation MTWNLRALTALCVALSLCALLAVPGNFPGLGGDARFTLAVFVLATCAWIGTSIDDTYIALGAALALTVTGVISNDTLFGTLGDDTVWLLICAFVLAAAVSRTGLAGRAAVFLVSGARTVRQLVHLTTAALVVTAFAVPATSGRAALALPVFMALAKVLADRKRLVVMLALLFPTVILLSAVATLIGAGAHLITVSVLFEATGQHIGFTEWLLLGLPLAVVSSHLAAELVLLTMTRREDRRGPVHITAQQIQEHSEQAVTGPWTQSEKRCALLLATVVLLWCSEPLHHLPPAIVALIGAVVAASPALGTVRLKDALKTVPWSLLLFMAATMAMGVALADSGAAKWLVSGLPTNEPPVVFLAIVIVISTAAHLVLQSRSARSSVLVPLVVAASVGVGVNPVAAALASTAAAGFCHTLPASAKPVTLFAQIPGTPTYTPRDLLRLSAFLAPLTAALVLLFAVAVWPLLGVSVTR, via the coding sequence GTGACATGGAACCTACGAGCTCTCACTGCCCTGTGCGTGGCACTGTCGCTGTGCGCTCTGCTGGCCGTCCCGGGGAACTTCCCGGGACTCGGCGGTGACGCCCGCTTCACCCTCGCCGTGTTCGTCCTGGCGACCTGTGCGTGGATCGGAACGTCGATAGACGACACGTACATCGCGCTGGGCGCCGCACTGGCGCTCACGGTGACCGGTGTGATCAGCAACGACACCCTGTTCGGCACTCTCGGCGACGACACCGTGTGGCTGCTGATCTGCGCGTTCGTCCTGGCGGCGGCGGTGTCGCGGACCGGGCTCGCAGGCCGTGCGGCGGTCTTCCTCGTCAGCGGAGCCCGCACCGTGCGGCAACTCGTGCACCTGACGACGGCGGCCCTGGTCGTCACGGCGTTCGCGGTGCCCGCCACCTCCGGCCGGGCCGCGCTGGCGCTGCCGGTGTTCATGGCCCTCGCCAAGGTCCTGGCCGACCGTAAGCGACTGGTCGTGATGCTGGCGCTGCTGTTCCCGACCGTGATCCTGCTGTCGGCAGTAGCGACTTTGATCGGTGCCGGCGCGCATCTGATCACCGTGTCGGTGCTGTTCGAGGCGACCGGGCAGCACATCGGCTTCACGGAGTGGCTGCTGCTGGGCCTTCCGCTGGCCGTGGTGTCGTCCCACCTGGCCGCCGAGCTGGTGCTGCTGACGATGACGCGACGCGAGGACCGGCGCGGACCCGTCCACATCACTGCCCAGCAGATCCAGGAGCACAGCGAACAGGCGGTCACCGGCCCCTGGACGCAGTCCGAGAAGCGCTGCGCCCTGCTGCTCGCCACGGTCGTGCTGCTGTGGTGCAGCGAGCCGCTGCACCACCTGCCGCCCGCGATCGTGGCACTGATCGGCGCGGTCGTGGCCGCCTCTCCCGCACTCGGCACCGTACGCCTGAAGGACGCGCTGAAGACCGTCCCCTGGTCGCTGCTCCTGTTCATGGCGGCGACTATGGCGATGGGCGTCGCGCTCGCCGACTCCGGAGCGGCGAAGTGGCTGGTCTCCGGCCTGCCGACGAACGAACCCCCGGTGGTGTTCCTGGCGATAGTGATCGTCATCAGCACGGCGGCCCACCTGGTCCTCCAGTCCCGCTCCGCCCGCTCCTCCGTCCTGGTCCCGCTCGTCGTGGCCGCCTCCGTCGGCGTCGGCGTCAACCCGGTCGCCGCCGCGCTCGCCTCCACCGCCGCCGCCGGCTTCTGTCACACGCTGCCCGCCTCCGCCAAGCCGGTCACGCTCTTCGCGCAGATCCCCGGCACCCCCACCTACACCCCGCGCGACCTGCTGCGGCTGTCCGCCTTCCTGGCCCCGTTGACCGCCGCGCTCGTGCTGCTCTTCGCCGTCGCGGTCTGGCCGCTGCTCGGCGTCTCCGTCACCCGCTAA
- a CDS encoding response regulator transcription factor, protein MTRILIVEDEERIASFVEKGLRSNGLTTTVVTDGDAGYEYALTGGFDLVVLDINLPGRDGFTILRELREARVTTPVIVLTARDSVRDAVAGLEGGADDWMTKPFRFEELLARVRLRLRTAARAPEVTVLRAGSLSLDLRTRRARSREQTVDLTAREFVLLELFLRHPGQVLSREQILSHVWGYDFDPGSNIVDVYVRTLRKKLGAERVETVRGMGYRLPTG, encoded by the coding sequence GTGACCCGCATACTCATCGTCGAGGACGAGGAGCGCATCGCCTCCTTCGTCGAGAAGGGCCTGCGCTCGAACGGACTCACCACGACCGTCGTCACCGACGGCGACGCCGGCTACGAGTACGCCCTGACCGGCGGCTTCGACCTCGTCGTCCTGGACATCAACCTGCCCGGCCGCGACGGCTTCACGATCCTGCGCGAACTGCGCGAGGCACGGGTGACCACCCCGGTGATCGTGCTGACCGCGCGCGACTCCGTACGGGACGCGGTGGCCGGCCTGGAGGGCGGCGCCGACGACTGGATGACCAAGCCGTTCCGCTTCGAGGAACTGCTCGCCCGGGTCCGCCTCAGGCTGCGTACGGCGGCCCGGGCGCCGGAGGTGACCGTGCTCAGAGCCGGTTCACTGAGCCTGGACCTGCGCACCCGGCGCGCCAGGTCCAGGGAGCAGACCGTCGACCTGACGGCCCGTGAGTTCGTCCTGCTGGAGCTGTTCCTGCGGCACCCGGGGCAGGTGCTGTCCCGCGAGCAGATCCTCTCCCACGTGTGGGGCTACGACTTCGACCCCGGTTCCAACATCGTGGACGTCTATGTCCGCACACTGCGCAAGAAGCTCGGCGCGGAGCGGGTGGAGACCGTGCGCGGGATGGGGTACCGGCTTCCCACCGGGTGA
- a CDS encoding sensor histidine kinase, giving the protein MTTTTVRVAETTGPTTDATTPTDPARRRITARVRILLWLLLVMAVALIEVTTTTRSFLMRDVDNRINRLLSQEADEFAGFEERGRDPETNRPFTTAPRLLTVFLQQQNPDADEELIGLVRRPDGDLGQIRQQGAIHAGLPLHQDADAKRRIFDSPESSGTIQRPQGDVRWAKVTVARAGAEPDAAFVVAIHPEPERQRVNKVFRTLLIISGVALLLTTGIAWVVAGRILRPVRLVRTAAAEITEQDLTLRIPVHGNDDIAALAETFNGMLDRLDRAFAAQREFVDDAGHELRTPITIVRGHLEVMGDDPAERDETVRLVTDELDRMSRIVEDLLVLAKTERPDFVVPEPAQVAELTADVFVKARTLGERDWRLAEVADVEAELDFQRITQAMVQLAQNAVQHTMPGQTVRIGSRTAGPHVELYVADSGTGVQPQDAEVIFERFRRGTARRGARGSGAGLGLAIVKAIAEGHNGHVRLSDTPGGGATFTLVLHASQAPEGHHT; this is encoded by the coding sequence ATGACGACGACCACGGTCAGGGTGGCGGAGACGACGGGCCCGACGACGGACGCGACGACACCAACTGACCCGGCCCGCCGGCGGATCACCGCCCGGGTCCGCATCCTGCTGTGGTTGCTGCTCGTCATGGCGGTGGCGCTGATCGAGGTCACCACGACCACCCGGTCGTTCCTGATGCGGGACGTCGACAACCGGATCAACCGTCTGCTCTCTCAGGAGGCCGACGAGTTCGCCGGCTTCGAGGAGCGGGGCAGGGACCCCGAGACGAACCGTCCGTTCACCACCGCGCCCCGCCTGCTGACGGTCTTCCTCCAGCAACAGAACCCCGACGCCGACGAGGAACTGATCGGTCTGGTCCGCCGGCCGGACGGTGACCTGGGCCAGATCCGGCAGCAGGGCGCCATCCACGCGGGGCTGCCCCTCCACCAGGACGCCGATGCCAAACGCCGCATCTTCGACTCGCCGGAGTCCTCCGGCACCATCCAGCGGCCGCAGGGCGACGTCCGGTGGGCCAAGGTCACGGTGGCCCGAGCGGGTGCGGAGCCGGACGCCGCGTTCGTCGTGGCCATCCACCCGGAGCCCGAGCGGCAGCGGGTGAACAAGGTGTTCCGCACCCTGCTGATCATCTCCGGCGTCGCCCTGCTGCTCACCACCGGCATCGCCTGGGTGGTCGCCGGACGCATCCTCAGGCCGGTGCGGCTGGTGCGCACCGCGGCTGCGGAGATCACCGAGCAGGACCTCACCCTCAGGATCCCGGTGCACGGCAACGACGACATAGCGGCTCTCGCCGAGACCTTCAACGGCATGCTCGACCGTCTGGACCGGGCCTTCGCCGCACAGCGCGAATTCGTCGACGACGCGGGCCACGAGCTGCGCACCCCGATCACCATCGTGCGGGGTCATCTGGAGGTCATGGGCGACGACCCGGCCGAACGCGACGAGACGGTCCGGCTGGTCACCGACGAACTGGACCGGATGAGCCGCATCGTCGAGGACCTGCTGGTCCTGGCCAAGACCGAACGTCCCGACTTCGTCGTCCCCGAGCCGGCTCAGGTGGCCGAACTCACCGCCGACGTCTTCGTCAAGGCCCGCACCCTGGGCGAGCGCGACTGGCGGCTGGCCGAGGTCGCCGACGTGGAGGCCGAACTGGACTTCCAGCGGATCACCCAGGCCATGGTGCAGCTCGCGCAGAACGCCGTGCAGCACACCATGCCCGGCCAGACCGTCCGCATCGGCTCCCGGACTGCCGGCCCGCACGTCGAGCTGTACGTCGCCGACTCGGGCACCGGTGTCCAGCCGCAGGACGCCGAGGTCATCTTCGAACGCTTCCGGCGAGGCACCGCCCGGCGAGGCGCACGCGGCTCCGGCGCCGGACTCGGGCTGGCCATCGTCAAGGCCATCGCCGAGGGGCACAACGGCCACGTCCGGCTGTCCGACACCCCCGGCGGCGGCGCCACCTTCACCCTCGTTCTGCACGCATCACAGGCACCGGAAGGCCATCACACGTGA
- a CDS encoding aminotransferase class V-fold PLP-dependent enzyme: MSVSTLATAPSVCAPLPVLGRDVTVPLVTGGEVTYAALDYAASAPALQRVWDDVAAYAPYYGSVHRGAGYLSQLSTDLFENARRTVAEFLDCRGGDQVVFTRSTTDSLNLLAAALPAGCQVFVFETEHHAALLPWRDARVTVLDAPRGPRQAVETLERALAERDPHGPALVCVTGASNVTGELWPVRELAAAAHAQGARIVLDAAQLAPHHPVSVKDLDVDWVAFSGHKLYAPFGTGVLAGRADWLRAAEPYLAGGGASRKVTRRTDGGVDVQWHDSAARHEAGSPNVIGAYAVASACKALTEAGFDTLVAREQYLVAKVREGLADVPQVRFLSLFGDDAPRVGVLSFVVEGWNSSHFAAALSAEYGIGVRDGLFCAHPLVRTLLGSDPQTQGECGAPEAAPGEKSLNAIRVSFGAGTPDEHVERFVRAVKELVTDGARWNYRTQDGRCVPDTSASTAAAGTSV, encoded by the coding sequence ATGTCTGTCTCCACCCTTGCCACCGCCCCGTCCGTGTGTGCCCCGCTGCCCGTTCTGGGCCGGGACGTCACCGTTCCGCTCGTGACCGGTGGTGAGGTCACCTACGCCGCGCTCGACTACGCCGCCAGCGCCCCGGCGCTCCAGCGGGTCTGGGACGACGTCGCCGCCTACGCGCCGTACTACGGCAGCGTCCACCGCGGTGCCGGGTACCTGTCCCAGCTGTCGACCGACCTGTTCGAGAACGCCCGCCGGACGGTCGCGGAGTTCCTCGACTGCCGCGGCGGCGACCAGGTCGTCTTCACCCGGTCCACCACCGACTCCCTCAACCTCCTCGCCGCCGCCCTCCCGGCCGGCTGCCAGGTGTTCGTCTTCGAGACCGAGCACCACGCCGCCCTGCTGCCCTGGCGCGACGCCCGCGTCACCGTCCTCGACGCCCCGCGCGGCCCCCGCCAGGCCGTCGAGACCCTGGAGCGCGCCCTCGCCGAGCGGGACCCCCACGGTCCGGCCCTCGTCTGCGTCACCGGCGCCTCGAACGTCACCGGCGAGTTGTGGCCCGTACGGGAGCTCGCGGCGGCCGCGCACGCCCAGGGCGCCCGGATCGTGCTCGACGCCGCCCAGCTGGCCCCGCACCACCCCGTGTCCGTCAAGGACCTCGATGTCGACTGGGTCGCCTTCTCCGGGCACAAGCTGTACGCGCCCTTCGGAACCGGCGTGCTGGCCGGGCGTGCCGACTGGCTGCGCGCGGCCGAGCCGTACCTCGCGGGCGGTGGCGCCAGCCGCAAGGTCACCCGGCGCACGGACGGGGGAGTGGACGTTCAGTGGCACGACAGCGCCGCCCGTCACGAGGCCGGCTCGCCCAACGTCATCGGCGCCTACGCCGTCGCCTCCGCCTGCAAGGCGCTGACGGAGGCCGGCTTCGACACGCTCGTCGCCCGCGAGCAGTATCTGGTCGCCAAGGTGCGGGAGGGGCTCGCCGACGTCCCCCAGGTGCGGTTCCTGTCCCTCTTCGGGGACGACGCCCCGCGCGTCGGTGTGCTCTCCTTCGTCGTCGAGGGCTGGAACAGCTCGCACTTCGCCGCCGCGCTCTCCGCCGAGTACGGCATCGGCGTCCGGGACGGGCTCTTCTGCGCCCACCCGCTGGTGCGCACCCTGCTCGGCAGCGACCCGCAGACCCAGGGCGAGTGCGGCGCACCGGAGGCGGCGCCCGGCGAGAAGTCCCTCAACGCCATCCGGGTGAGCTTCGGCGCGGGCACGCCGGACGAGCACGTGGAGCGGTTCGTGCGGGCCGTGAAGGAGCTCGTGACGGACGGGGCGCGGTGGAACTACCGCACCCAGGACGGGCGTTGCGTGCCGGACACCTCCGCCTCGACGGCCGCGGCGGGTACGTCCGTCTGA
- a CDS encoding Lrp/AsnC family transcriptional regulator, with amino-acid sequence MITAIVLIKTSVDRIPEIAESIAALDSVSEVFSVTGTYDLIAMVRVKQHEDLAEVIPGRISKIPGVEGTDTHVAFRTYSQHDLEAAFSIGLDN; translated from the coding sequence GTGATCACCGCGATCGTCCTCATCAAGACCAGCGTGGACCGGATCCCCGAGATCGCGGAGTCGATCGCCGCGCTGGACAGCGTCAGCGAGGTCTTCTCCGTCACCGGCACCTACGACCTCATCGCGATGGTCCGGGTGAAGCAGCACGAGGACCTGGCGGAGGTCATCCCCGGCCGGATCAGCAAGATCCCCGGGGTGGAGGGGACCGACACGCACGTGGCGTTCCGCACGTACTCGCAGCACGATCTGGAGGCGGCGTTCTCCATCGGGCTGGACAACTGA
- a CDS encoding rhomboid family intramembrane serine protease: protein MIRKWSASIVRAGRSVRGSSAPVTYSLIALCCAVFLAGPASGLSPAYGTGDDLLAAQRAYFRRWGVIPAELFEGSAGSALTPATALFVHGSWVHLLGNMLFLYVFGAMTEERMGRMQFILFYVGCGYLALLGYAAANADSEQSLVGASGAISAVLGAFLYLFPRARVTSLLPFLFFLPVRFPAWVVLPFWAALQWLAAGRASDRPGVAYLAHLVGFGLGFGYALVRYGRPTSPTRVKAPAPAPEGENQP, encoded by the coding sequence ATGATCAGGAAGTGGAGTGCGTCGATCGTCCGGGCCGGCAGATCGGTCCGGGGGTCGTCGGCGCCGGTGACGTACTCACTGATCGCCCTGTGCTGCGCGGTCTTCCTCGCCGGCCCCGCCTCCGGACTCAGCCCTGCGTACGGCACGGGCGACGACCTGCTCGCCGCGCAACGCGCCTATTTCCGGCGCTGGGGCGTGATCCCCGCAGAACTGTTCGAGGGCTCCGCCGGATCGGCCCTCACCCCGGCGACGGCCCTCTTCGTCCACGGCAGCTGGGTACACCTGCTCGGCAACATGCTCTTCCTCTACGTCTTCGGGGCGATGACCGAGGAACGGATGGGCCGGATGCAGTTCATCCTGTTCTACGTCGGCTGCGGCTATCTCGCCCTGCTGGGCTACGCCGCCGCCAACGCGGACTCCGAGCAGTCCCTGGTGGGCGCCTCGGGGGCGATCTCGGCGGTCCTCGGTGCGTTTCTCTACCTGTTCCCCCGGGCCAGGGTGACCAGTCTCCTGCCGTTCCTCTTCTTCCTGCCGGTGCGCTTTCCGGCCTGGGTCGTGCTGCCGTTCTGGGCGGCGCTGCAGTGGCTGGCGGCGGGGCGGGCGTCGGACAGGCCGGGCGTGGCCTACCTCGCCCACCTGGTGGGCTTCGGCCTCGGCTTCGGCTACGCCTTGGTCCGCTACGGCCGTCCGACCAGCCCTACTAGAGTGAAGGCCCCTGCTCCGGCCCCCGAGGGAGAGAACCAGCCGTGA
- a CDS encoding NYN domain-containing protein — MVETTGGGPGDGAAEVLDRPLPDGVRRRVVQIVSDGFGSLTVGELPAQLRQYARFAPNRRAKFAGNAMAAALETDPLFRQRIGEKLRETQPELTGALDSGSPPPAADPLDVAAAAYVLRPLGWVKLVTAAGEEAQRADAERADEENRAELERLRAELARARDHTRVETERLRTELESAKKEAESLHRKLRAALSDVKRGEAALRKAHGEIEAVRTEGHAQVSAAESETRRLKARLGETEAALEAARRAAREGRSVEDMRVRLLLDTLLDATQGLRRELALPPVSVRPAETVDAVEPGRMSPKDIAARALSENDPQVLDQLLALPQAHLVVDGYNVTKTGYPQMPLEKQRLRLLGQLSQLAAQSGAEVTCVFDGAELAAPVLLAPPRGVRVLFSKPGVTADELIRQLVRAEPPGRPVIVASTDREVADGVARAGARPVASAMLLKRLSRG, encoded by the coding sequence ATGGTGGAGACCACGGGCGGGGGGCCGGGCGACGGCGCCGCCGAGGTGCTCGACCGTCCGCTGCCCGACGGCGTGCGCCGCAGGGTCGTGCAGATCGTCTCGGACGGCTTCGGCTCCCTGACGGTCGGCGAGCTGCCCGCGCAGCTACGGCAGTACGCCCGGTTCGCGCCGAACCGCCGGGCGAAGTTCGCCGGCAACGCCATGGCCGCGGCGCTGGAGACCGACCCGCTGTTCCGGCAGCGTATCGGGGAGAAGCTCAGAGAGACCCAGCCGGAACTCACCGGCGCCCTCGACTCAGGCTCCCCGCCCCCGGCCGCGGACCCGCTCGACGTGGCGGCCGCGGCCTACGTACTGCGGCCCCTCGGCTGGGTGAAGCTCGTGACCGCCGCCGGCGAGGAGGCCCAGCGGGCCGACGCCGAGCGGGCCGACGAGGAGAACCGGGCCGAGCTGGAGCGGCTGCGCGCCGAGCTGGCCCGGGCCCGCGACCACACCAGGGTCGAGACGGAGCGGCTGCGCACGGAGCTGGAATCGGCCAAGAAGGAAGCCGAGTCGCTGCACCGCAAGCTCCGCGCCGCCCTCAGTGACGTCAAGCGCGGCGAGGCCGCTCTGCGCAAGGCGCACGGCGAGATCGAGGCCGTCCGTACCGAGGGGCACGCCCAGGTGTCCGCCGCCGAGAGCGAGACCCGGCGGCTCAAGGCGCGGCTGGGGGAGACCGAGGCCGCCCTGGAGGCGGCGCGCCGGGCGGCGCGCGAGGGCCGCAGCGTCGAGGACATGCGGGTGCGGCTGCTGCTGGACACCCTGCTGGACGCCACTCAGGGGCTCCGGCGCGAGCTGGCCCTGCCGCCGGTGTCGGTGCGGCCCGCCGAGACGGTGGACGCCGTCGAGCCGGGCCGGATGAGCCCCAAGGACATCGCCGCCCGCGCCCTGTCGGAGAACGACCCGCAGGTCCTCGACCAGTTGCTGGCGCTGCCGCAGGCCCATCTGGTCGTCGACGGCTACAACGTCACCAAGACCGGCTATCCGCAGATGCCGCTGGAGAAGCAGCGTCTGCGGCTGCTGGGGCAGCTCTCGCAACTGGCGGCGCAGAGCGGCGCCGAGGTGACGTGCGTCTTCGACGGGGCCGAACTGGCCGCGCCGGTACTGCTCGCGCCACCGCGCGGGGTACGGGTGCTGTTCTCGAAGCCGGGCGTCACCGCGGACGAGCTGATCCGCCAGCTGGTGCGCGCCGAACCACCCGGCCGGCCGGTCATCGTGGCCTCCACCGACCGCGAGGTCGCCGACGGCGTCGCCCGCGCGGGTGCCCGTCCCGTGGCCTCGGCGATGCTGCTGAAGCGCCTTTCGCGAGGCTAG
- a CDS encoding small secreted hydrophilic protein, translating into MAFTRRMAALSAVVLIPLGIAATSFALSDRPESPKVPSKVVLDSDSPKPKPKPTPTTKPTPDPSPDDEVVPRQPVTDSPTMDDDDDDHGQGGGDDGPDDGRDDTN; encoded by the coding sequence ATGGCTTTCACTCGTCGTATGGCGGCCCTGTCCGCCGTCGTTCTGATCCCGCTGGGCATCGCCGCGACCAGTTTCGCGCTCTCCGACCGCCCGGAGTCTCCGAAGGTCCCCTCAAAGGTGGTGCTGGACAGCGACTCCCCCAAGCCCAAGCCCAAGCCCACACCGACCACCAAGCCCACACCCGATCCCTCTCCGGACGACGAGGTCGTGCCGCGGCAGCCGGTGACCGACAGCCCCACGATGGATGACGATGACGACGACCACGGTCAGGGTGGCGGAGACGACGGGCCCGACGACGGACGCGACGACACCAACTGA
- the trpD gene encoding anthranilate phosphoribosyltransferase, with translation MSAVIPAGGDTAAGRSWPLLLNGLLEGRDLTADDTAWAMDLIMRGEATDAQIAGFVVALRAKGETVEEIAGFVRAMYEHANVIEVPGPAVDIVGTGGDGAKTVNISTMSAIVIAGTGAKVVKHGNRAASSASGASDVLEKLGVNLELPTHRVAQVAEDAGITFCFAAKFHPAMRHAGAARGQLGIRTIFNVLGPLTNPAKVRAQAVGVADPRMAPVVAGVFAERGHSSLVFRGDDGLDELTTTSTSRVWIVRDGKVTEEAFDPRDVGLELVPVEALRGADASYNAEVARRLLDGETGPVRDAVLLNSAAALVALDPAPGPLAEQIRAGMAKAAESIDSGAAKRTLERWVAASNA, from the coding sequence ATGAGCGCTGTGATCCCCGCTGGAGGCGACACCGCGGCGGGCCGCTCCTGGCCCCTGCTGTTGAACGGTCTGCTGGAGGGCCGGGACCTGACCGCCGACGACACCGCGTGGGCGATGGACCTGATCATGCGCGGCGAGGCGACGGACGCGCAGATCGCCGGGTTCGTGGTGGCGCTGCGGGCCAAGGGCGAGACCGTCGAGGAGATCGCCGGATTCGTCCGGGCGATGTACGAGCACGCGAACGTGATCGAGGTGCCGGGCCCGGCCGTCGACATCGTCGGCACGGGCGGCGACGGGGCGAAGACCGTCAACATCTCCACGATGTCGGCGATCGTCATCGCCGGCACCGGCGCGAAGGTCGTCAAGCACGGCAACCGCGCGGCGTCCTCGGCCTCCGGGGCGTCGGACGTGCTGGAGAAGCTCGGCGTCAATCTGGAGCTGCCGACGCACCGGGTGGCCCAGGTCGCCGAGGACGCCGGGATCACCTTCTGCTTCGCGGCGAAGTTCCACCCGGCGATGCGGCACGCGGGCGCGGCGCGCGGCCAGTTGGGCATCCGCACGATCTTCAACGTCCTCGGACCCCTGACGAACCCCGCGAAGGTACGGGCCCAGGCCGTCGGCGTCGCGGACCCGCGCATGGCGCCGGTCGTCGCGGGCGTCTTCGCCGAGCGCGGCCACTCGTCCCTGGTCTTCCGCGGCGACGACGGCCTCGACGAACTGACCACCACCTCCACGTCCCGGGTGTGGATCGTCCGGGACGGCAAGGTGACCGAGGAGGCCTTCGACCCGCGCGACGTGGGCCTCGAACTCGTCCCCGTGGAGGCCCTGCGCGGCGCGGACGCCTCCTACAACGCGGAGGTCGCCCGCCGCCTGCTGGACGGCGAGACGGGCCCGGTGCGCGACGCGGTCCTGCTGAACTCGGCGGCGGCCCTGGTGGCCCTCGATCCCGCCCCGGGGCCGCTGGCCGAGCAGATCCGTGCCGGCATGGCGAAGGCAGCCGAATCGATCGACTCCGGGGCCGCCAAGCGGACCCTGGAGCGGTGGGTGGCGGCGAGCAACGCGTAG
- a CDS encoding glycerate kinase family protein gives MLNRVVVAPSGFKESLSAEAAADAIAAGVRRVLPDAELDLVPLVDGGEGTAVALAAATGGRLVTVPATGPVGETIGAHFALLGSGDTAVVEMAAVAGLSLVPRDLRDPGATTTYGVGELIRSALDRGVRRILVGCGDSGTSDGGAGALQALGARLLDERGEELPIGGRELIRLHRIDPRGLDTRLADVELLVACNPYNVLCGERGVARVFGPQKGATPEQVEQLSAGLENWAFVLTRDVAVPDTNLRYGPGTGASGGLGAGLAALGARLLPRFDVLLDHLDLDARLAAADLVITAEGALDHQTPRGKVPAEVARRAKLHGRPVLALAGTLGEGAHEVPGVDAFSGILPAPMALAEALVRASELLTDATERALRMIVLGTRLPVLPGAAAQTDVPAAAVEAEVSGTQRPSWVR, from the coding sequence ATGCTGAACCGTGTCGTAGTAGCCCCCAGCGGCTTCAAGGAGTCCCTGTCCGCGGAGGCCGCCGCCGACGCCATCGCCGCCGGTGTGCGCCGTGTCCTGCCCGACGCCGAGCTCGACCTCGTCCCGCTGGTGGACGGCGGCGAGGGCACGGCCGTCGCCCTGGCCGCCGCGACCGGGGGCCGGCTCGTCACCGTGCCCGCCACCGGCCCGGTCGGGGAGACCATCGGTGCCCACTTCGCCCTGCTGGGCTCCGGGGACACGGCCGTCGTGGAGATGGCGGCGGTCGCGGGCCTCTCCCTCGTCCCGCGCGATCTGCGCGACCCGGGCGCCACCACCACGTACGGCGTCGGCGAGCTGATCCGCTCCGCGCTCGACCGGGGTGTCCGGCGGATCCTCGTCGGCTGCGGCGACTCGGGCACCTCCGATGGCGGCGCGGGCGCGCTCCAGGCGCTCGGGGCCCGGCTGCTGGACGAGCGGGGTGAGGAACTCCCGATTGGCGGGCGGGAGTTGATCCGGCTGCACCGTATCGACCCGCGGGGCCTGGACACCCGCCTGGCGGACGTGGAGCTGCTCGTCGCCTGCAACCCGTACAACGTGCTGTGCGGCGAACGGGGCGTGGCCCGGGTCTTCGGCCCGCAGAAGGGCGCGACGCCCGAGCAGGTCGAGCAGCTGTCGGCCGGACTGGAGAACTGGGCCTTCGTCCTCACCCGCGACGTCGCCGTCCCGGACACCAACCTCCGGTACGGTCCCGGAACCGGGGCCTCGGGCGGCCTGGGTGCCGGCCTCGCCGCCCTCGGCGCCCGTCTCCTGCCCCGCTTCGACGTGCTGCTGGACCACCTCGACCTGGACGCCCGCCTCGCCGCCGCGGATCTGGTGATCACCGCCGAGGGCGCCCTGGACCACCAGACGCCGCGCGGCAAGGTCCCGGCCGAGGTGGCCCGCCGGGCCAAGCTCCACGGCCGCCCGGTCCTGGCCCTGGCGGGCACGCTCGGCGAGGGCGCGCACGAGGTGCCCGGCGTGGACGCGTTCAGCGGCATCCTGCCGGCACCGATGGCCCTGGCGGAGGCCCTGGTCCGGGCGAGCGAACTGCTCACGGACGCCACCGAGCGGGCGCTGCGGATGATCGTCCTCGGCACCCGGCTGCCGGTGCTTCCCGGCGCGGCCGCTCAGACGGACGTACCCGCCGCGGCCGTCGAGGCGGAGGTGTCCGGCACGCAACGCCCGTCCTGGGTGCGGTAG